Proteins encoded in a region of the Clostridium butyricum genome:
- a CDS encoding sensor histidine kinase, which yields MKINRDLSIKKLTLLIFLSIYIIFLIVTAVNLYSYSRYEFNKTEKLIKNFNLNLSTQITQKLDNIIDVSKYPLIIPDIEKLNTTLSNNNTYDIEQYNYLLYLCDMMLIQNKTINGAYIFNLNGNGVYTARNNNNDLLKNPFHEKWFNTAVNSSNQVEIFSNFNATNVFRDTTKDDESLIAITRKIIDIKSQKTTGILLLTFSTDELLSLLTSDIPFNNEAVYLYDSENNLIIGTDDAEHQYNYSEYINQSSTIPELVYSKDNEKHIVCYNNLQSSDWTIINTIPKDDAYHIDVLYLLFFLSNLIFCLILFIVIYLFFLNRIFNPIKSLIENMGSKVETNLNYNFAYNKNDEIGILINSYNDMKTRINTLITINYKNQIEQKELELKQLQNQINPHFIYNTLESIHMMAEINDDPETSTMAEYFGTIIRYSMNRRINTVKLKDEIEIINNYIYLQRIRFDSLFTIENLVTDDVLNCEIIKMIIQPLIENSIYHGLSECDGNGKIIIQALKSNDNLIITVSDNGIGIDDKTLESLNDYINDKNELFNGIALRNINKRLKLNYGEEYGLEITSILGKGTSMVLTIPYIIN from the coding sequence ATGAAAATTAATAGAGATTTATCAATAAAAAAACTAACCTTACTTATATTTTTATCAATATATATCATATTTTTAATAGTTACAGCTGTAAACTTATACTCTTATTCTAGGTATGAATTTAATAAAACAGAAAAGTTAATAAAAAACTTTAATTTAAATTTAAGTACTCAAATTACTCAAAAACTTGACAATATAATTGACGTCTCAAAATATCCATTAATAATACCTGATATAGAAAAGCTTAACACTACACTATCTAATAATAATACTTATGATATAGAACAATATAATTATCTACTATATTTATGTGATATGATGCTTATTCAAAATAAGACTATAAATGGAGCTTACATATTTAATTTAAATGGAAATGGAGTATATACTGCTCGAAATAATAATAATGATTTATTAAAAAATCCATTTCATGAAAAGTGGTTTAATACTGCTGTAAATTCTTCAAATCAGGTTGAGATTTTCTCAAACTTTAACGCAACTAATGTTTTTAGGGATACAACTAAAGATGATGAAAGCTTAATTGCTATAACACGAAAAATAATTGATATAAAATCACAAAAGACTACTGGAATTTTACTACTTACATTTTCTACAGATGAACTACTGTCATTACTGACTTCAGATATTCCTTTTAATAATGAAGCTGTTTATCTGTATGATTCTGAAAATAATTTAATAATTGGTACAGATGATGCTGAACACCAATATAATTACTCTGAATATATTAATCAAAGCAGTACTATTCCTGAACTAGTTTATTCTAAAGATAATGAAAAACATATAGTATGCTATAATAATTTGCAATCATCCGATTGGACAATCATAAATACAATTCCAAAAGACGATGCTTATCATATTGATGTATTATATTTACTTTTCTTTTTAAGCAATTTAATTTTTTGCTTAATATTATTTATTGTAATTTATCTATTTTTCTTAAATAGAATATTTAATCCAATAAAATCACTTATTGAAAATATGGGAAGTAAAGTTGAAACTAACTTGAATTACAACTTTGCTTATAATAAAAATGATGAAATAGGGATACTAATTAATTCTTATAATGATATGAAAACTAGAATAAACACTTTAATTACTATAAATTATAAAAATCAAATAGAACAAAAAGAATTAGAGTTAAAACAACTACAAAATCAAATTAATCCTCATTTCATATATAATACATTAGAATCTATACACATGATGGCTGAAATAAATGATGATCCTGAAACTTCAACAATGGCAGAATATTTTGGAACTATAATTAGATATAGTATGAATAGGCGTATTAATACAGTTAAATTAAAAGATGAAATTGAAATAATAAATAACTACATCTATCTTCAAAGAATTCGCTTTGATTCTTTATTCACAATTGAAAATCTTGTTACTGATGATGTTCTTAATTGTGAAATAATAAAAATGATAATTCAACCTTTAATTGAAAATTCAATATACCACGGATTAAGCGAATGTGATGGAAATGGTAAGATAATTATTCAAGCTTTAAAATCCAATGATAATTTAATAATTACTGTCTCTGATAATGGAATTGGAATCGATGATAAAACACTTGAATCTTTAAATGATTATATTAATGATAAAAATGAACTTTTTAATGGAATTGCTTTAAGAAATATAAACAAACGTTTAAAACTTAATTATGGAGAAGAATATGGTCTTGAAATAACAAGTATACTCGGTAAGGGAACCTCTATGGTACTTACAATTCCTTATATAATCAATTAA